Part of the Metarhizium brunneum chromosome 6, complete sequence genome is shown below.
GCGAGCCAGATGTTTCAAGGGAATGCAGTAAATCCGTAGCAGAGGCTTTCTGTATAAAACATCGACAAGGTTCCTCATTATATACCTGTGCCCCAAGCCTTGTCGCAAGCAGTAATTTGACTTGACGACGAATCAAAGGAGCAATCCAACGGCTGAGCCAGCTTAATGATGGCCCTGCGTAGCAAAATCTGGAGCAACTCAGGAATTAACCGACGTTACATCCCACGGCTAGGCTATGTTTTACCCTACATTTTCAAGTATAGGTTGACGTGTTCTGACCAGAGCTGATGAGGTGATATGCCTCGGGTGGATACGACCAAGGGATCAACAAGCCATCTTCGCTCTTGTAAACTTAGAACGTTGCGATCGTCCCACCATCTTGTCGAACCGAACCCAGCCTAGCAAGGTTTCCCAAATCCCCAAGTTTCGGCGGGGCAGCTGGACATGAGAAACAACACCAGCAGACTTCAGCCAATCCTTCCCTGGTAACCCGGCAAGAGGAGGGTTGTTCATCTTTTGCACCAACAACCCCGAAAAAACGTGAAATTGAGATGCACAATTTCTGCCGAGTGGCATCCAAGAAGGAGTGTGAGCTTGTGCCCAGTTTCTCCTGCAACACAGAGAACGGAAGTGCTATTCACGAATCCCATGATCCCCGCCCCAGCAAAGGTCATGCAGGAATGCGGGCATGTAACCCCATTACTGCGTGAGTGAAGGAGGGTACGCTAGAAGAAGGGACCAACACCGAACGAATAGGCATCTGCGTGCAGCGCGTCAGAGTGCCTAGGCAAAGTTGATTTAGCCGGCTGAGTTTGCTCATTATGCATCAACCGTCGAACCATGAGACATGCCGTATTCCTATTTGAGAGGTGAATGTGCGAATCCTCGAAAAGCGTCGCCAAGGAAAGATTGATGTTGGTGGGACCGCTTACTCTCCTGCGTCGACAAATTGACGTAGGATatcatatatatatatatgtatgtgtgCATCTGTGGCTGTTTGTTACTTGGGCTTCTGCGTCTGTGGCAATTGGCAATCATCTGCCATCGTCGAGATGTAAGGAATGCACTTACAATTCTCGAGAGACGCgtgagagagaaagagagtTCGTGAGCGCAGCAGCCGATAAAGGGTCCAGTCTACCACGCCTCCGCAGTGCGTTGTGGGGATTGTGCCCAAGTCATATCGTCGTTACACTCAGTCCATCTCCAGCTCCCTTGATTGTGAGGTGCCTCACCACCTAGCACTTCGGCAGCAGCCATTTGAATCTCACGAGGCAGATTGCCGTGACATTGGAAAACGGTGTCGAGCCATCTCAAACAGTCCTGGCTCAGCCGTACCAATCACGTGTGGGGAAAGCCAGCACGGGGTGCCAGCAGGCAGGAGCGACCTAGGCATTAGGTGCCCGGCCCCTAGGAGCTGGAAAGCTCCCTCTCCTTCCGGAATGCCTTCGCAAGCGCATGCCGACCGCCCAAAActccaaggccgtcgacaTTGGTCAGGAATCTCAATTCTCTCGAAACGATCCTTTCGCTCCTTTACATCTGATTTCGAAGCCGATGACGAACGATCCTCGACCGACGGTAGCATGAGTTCACGGAGCAGCGACGGCGATTTGCTCCCAATCGGGGCGCCTTACTACTCCGGCCATGATGCGCGACCAACCAGCCGCAAGGAATTGCTCGGCTGGTACATGTACGGCTTTGCAGCCGAGGTTTATGTGGTTTGTGGAATCGGTAAGTCTGGTATTTCGCTTCGCAATGGCATTGCTTGTTCAAAATCCGCCCAAGAACAGCGCCCCGAGCTTGCTGGATGCGATGGCTGTAAATGGCAAACCCCTGTAGTGCTGACTCGCCTTGCTCGACAGGTTCATTCATTCCTATTCTCCTGGAAACTCTGGCCCGGGAAAACGGCGTACTGGCTTCAGACCATACGAAGCCATGCGGATCGAGTGACAGCaaaggcggcgacgacggacagTGTGTCGTCTACGTTTTGGGTCTCGAAATCAACACCGCCAGTTTTGCCATGTACACCTTTTCAGTCAGTGTCCTTCTGCAGGCGCTCCTGGTCGTAAGCATCAGTTGTGCTGCCGATCATGGACACTACAGAAAGAAGCTCCTCTTGACATTTGCATGGCTTGGTGCCTTTTCCGTCATGTGCTACATCTTTATCAGCAGGGAGACCTACATCCTCGGCGCTATTCTCACCATCCTCTCCAATACGTCTTTCGGGGCATCCTTTGTACTCTTGAACTCGTTTTTGCCACTGTTGGTTCGAAATCACCCCGAGGTGCTGAGTGCTCAGCGTGGAATGACGCCGGATTTGGCGGATTGTGCATCAGAGTCTAGACCTCTAGACGAGTCAGTAGGCACGCTGGAGGATGAAGCTGCTGATCCCACGTCGCCACTTTTGCCCGGTGACAATGCTGCGTCgcgtcgacggcttcgtAGAGCCCCGACCCACGAGGAACTTACTTCGACCGAACTTCAGCTCTCCTCCCGCATGTCTGCCAAGGGCATGGGCATCGGCTACATCGCCGCCCTGTTCGTTCAATGCTTGTCCATTGGCATTCTGCTGAGCATGAAGAACTCCACGTGGTCTCAAAGAGTAGTCCTTTTCGTCATCGGGACTTGGTGGGCAGTGTTTACTGTCCCGTCAGCCCTGTGGTTACGACCAAGACCCGGACCGCCA
Proteins encoded:
- the ATG22_2 gene encoding Autophagy-related protein 22 produces the protein MPSQAHADRPKLQGRRHWSGISILSKRSFRSFTSDFEADDERSSTDGSMSSRSSDGDLLPIGAPYYSGHDARPTSRKELLGWYMYGFAAEVYVVCGIGSFIPILLETLARENGVLASDHTKPCGSSDSKGGDDGQCVVYVLGLEINTASFAMYTFSVSVLLQALLVVSISCAADHGHYRKKLLLTFAWLGAFSVMCYIFISRETYILGAILTILSNTSFGASFVLLNSFLPLLVRNHPEVLSAQRGMTPDLADCASESRPLDESVGTLEDEAADPTSPLLPGDNAASRRRLRRAPTHEELTSTELQLSSRMSAKGMGIGYIAALFVQCLSIGILLSMKNSTWSQRVVLFVIGTWWAVFTVPSALWLRPRPGPPLVNTGRKGAFGWIPYLTYAWKSLFRTIQQARRLADIMLFLAGWFLLSDAIATTSSTAILFAKTQLHMRPWALGMINVITTMSGILGAFGWPVVSRGLGLKAHQTILVCIALFELIPLYGLMGYLPFVKNWGVLGLQQPWEMYPLAAIYGLVMGGLSSYCRSLYGELIPPGSEAAFYALYAITDKGSSVFGPSIVGAIIDRTGSIRPAFWFLGALVGLPAPLIWLINVERGKKEGERLVAKIEGSDVCLSQEAPLMEDEEDD